In Pelmatolapia mariae isolate MD_Pm_ZW linkage group LG13, Pm_UMD_F_2, whole genome shotgun sequence, a genomic segment contains:
- the si:ch211-250c4.3 gene encoding uncharacterized protein si:ch211-250c4.3 yields MSVKKKAALVISWQKSFSIMAPWRKGKGHSKNTLLDSEVVLTKMKLFIDQDNSHPELNSQLDEKSGQPQIKPGSKYLSAILSDTHLSNLFKCESEDSGVELPSGANSPSTPTGSEQSFVVHSRESSCDSSNFNSEPIVLSDRLVADAKSTEKNQANDSADNSLNTTVDTQDSLLIHSNTLISSAIAVELHIGEDVDHCRVSGPEQSEDAEESRAVTGRTCSEDTRLGEQSLIQSCDDMTSKVFEPEPIKRSITSDSLEEYMDECCRLSKAQQVSSSPLSSGLSYLEHICQLVEKISQMQETNLQLQRQICSLQKECRMRKAKEDFFKDYCSCGAASLAFQDFQETQSRDEFSSASGTLSDLSAIPEVTQHPLILTGGGVTGDGLTLAPPWRKSLSQRSYAEGEVHRDSTEGLSIHQHTLSENSTWARVKDMVRKTKLRNHSRLGTASASLKMSCPQLYRPDLEPVQPSSTSRNSMIALGHRSTLDFPWLE; encoded by the exons ATGAGTgtgaaaaaaaaggctgcactTGTCATCAGCTGGCAGAAGTCATTTTCCATCATGGCCCCTTGGAGGAAAG gtaaaggacaCAGTAAAAACACATTACTGGACAGTGAGGTTGTCCTGACAAAAATGAAGCTTTTTATTGACCAGGACAACTCACACCCCGAGCTGAATTCTCAGCTTGATGAAAAGTCTGGGCAGCCTCAGATCAAGCCTGGCTCCAAATATCTATCTGCCATTTTGTCGGATACTCATCTCTCAAACTTGTTCAAGTGTGAATCAGAGGACTCTGGAGTGGAGCTCCCCAGTGGAGCTAATTCACCATCCACCCCAACAGGATCTGAGCAGAGCTTTGTGGTGCACAGTCGAGAGTCTTCCTGTGACTCCTCCAACTTCAACTCTGAGCCCATCGTCCTCTCTGACAGACTTGTTGCAGATGCAAAGAGCACTGAGAAAAACCAGGCAAATGACTCAGCGGATAACAGTTTAAATACAACAGTGGATACACAGGATAGTTTGTTAATTCATTCAAATACACTTATTTCTTCGGCTATAGCAGTAGAGTTGCACATAGGTGAGGATGTGGACCACTGCAGGGTTTCAGGTCCTGAACAAAGTGAGGATGCTGAAGAGTCCAGGGCTGTGACAGGAAGGACCTGCTCAGAGGATACGAGGCTTGGAGAGCAATCCTTAATACAAAGCTGTGATGACATGACAAGCAAAGTCTTTGAACCCGAGCCTATTAAAAGGAGTATCACCAGTGACAGCCTGGAAGAGTACATGGATGAATGCTGCAGATTAAGTAAG GCACAGCAAGTGAGTTCCAGCCCGCTATCTTCAGGACTCAGTTACCTGGAGCACATCTGTCAACTCGTTGAGAAGATCAGCCAGATGCAGGAGACTAACCTCCAGCTGCAGAGGCAGATCTGCAGTCTGCAAAAGGAATGCAGGATGAGAAAGGCCAAAGAG GACTTCTTCAAAGACTACTGCAGCTGTGGTGCAGCCAGTTTAGCCTTCCAGGATTTTCAGGAAACGCAATCCAGAGATGAGTTTTCATCAGCCAGTGGAACTCTCTCAGACCTGTCAGCCATTCCAGAGGTCACACAGCACCCACTCATATTGACCGGTGGAG GAGTTACAGGTGATGGTTTAACACTCGCTCCTCCGTGGAGGAAGAGCCTAAGCCAAAGGAGTTACGCTGAGGGGGAAGTCCACAGGGACAGCACTGAGGGGCTCTCCATCCATCAGCACACA CTGAGTGAAAACAGCACATGGGCCAGAGTCAAAGACATGGTAAGGAAGACTAAGTTAAGGAATCACAGCAGGCTGGGAACAGCCTCAGCTTCACTGAAGATGTCCTGCCCACAGCTCTACAG